From Ruminococcus sp. HUN007, a single genomic window includes:
- a CDS encoding DUF6472 family protein, with amino-acid sequence MNECETCAYYSYDEEWDSYVCEMDLDEDEYCRLIEGHYRKCPYYRDGDEYKIARKQ; translated from the coding sequence ATGAACGAATGTGAGACATGCGCCTATTACTCATATGATGAGGAATGGGATTCATATGTTTGTGAAATGGACCTTGATGAAGACGAATACTGTCGTCTTATCGAAGGACATTACAGAAAATGTCCGTATTACAGAGACGGCGATGAATACAAAATCGCCCGTAAGCAGTGA
- the lysA gene encoding diaminopimelate decarboxylase, with amino-acid sequence MFVSENLSVNEKGNLAINGHDTVDLAKKYGTPLYVMDEDMIRTHCRTYIDSINRFYDGKGMACFASKAFSCKEIYRVMQQEGMGIDVVSAGEIYTAYKAGFDMSKAVFHGNNKTEEEINMAADLGIGRIVADNVFELDTLERIAKEKGKKFRVLLRIKPGVDAHTHSFISTGQIDSKFGFALETGEAFEAVKKTMSLENLDFAGIHCHIGSSILDTQGFVAAAEIMMKFIKQIKDETGFEIPELNLGGGFGIKYVEGDDPLPYDEYMKAVAEVVNSFCEKNDVKRPFILIEPGRSVVGSAGITLYTCGGRKIIPNIRTYVSIDGGMCDNPRYILYQAEYDAVVANKASLPKDEKVTIAGRCCETGDMIGENMPLQHCEPGDIIAVCATGAYNYAMSSHYNRLRKPAVVFVNSSSDRIVVQRESLDDIIKNDI; translated from the coding sequence ATGTTTGTATCAGAAAATCTAAGTGTAAATGAAAAAGGTAATCTCGCGATAAACGGTCACGATACCGTTGATCTCGCTAAGAAGTACGGCACACCTCTTTATGTAATGGATGAAGACATGATAAGAACTCACTGCCGTACATATATAGACAGTATAAACAGGTTCTACGACGGAAAGGGCATGGCATGCTTTGCAAGCAAGGCTTTCTCGTGCAAGGAAATCTACCGTGTTATGCAGCAGGAAGGCATGGGCATCGATGTCGTTTCCGCAGGAGAGATCTATACAGCATACAAGGCTGGCTTTGATATGAGCAAAGCTGTTTTCCACGGAAACAACAAGACTGAAGAGGAAATAAACATGGCGGCAGATCTCGGCATCGGCCGAATCGTTGCTGACAACGTATTTGAACTTGATACCCTTGAAAGGATCGCAAAGGAAAAGGGAAAGAAGTTCCGCGTTCTTCTCAGGATCAAGCCGGGTGTTGACGCACATACACACAGCTTTATCAGTACCGGACAGATCGACTCAAAGTTCGGTTTTGCTCTTGAAACAGGAGAAGCTTTTGAAGCCGTAAAGAAAACAATGTCACTTGAAAACCTCGATTTTGCAGGAATTCACTGTCACATCGGCTCAAGCATCCTCGACACACAGGGATTTGTTGCAGCGGCTGAGATCATGATGAAGTTCATCAAGCAGATAAAGGACGAAACAGGATTCGAGATCCCTGAACTCAACCTTGGCGGCGGCTTCGGCATAAAGTACGTTGAAGGTGACGATCCGCTCCCTTATGACGAATACATGAAGGCCGTTGCAGAAGTTGTAAATTCATTCTGCGAAAAGAATGATGTTAAGAGACCGTTTATACTTATCGAACCGGGCCGTTCAGTAGTCGGTTCCGCAGGTATCACACTTTACACATGCGGCGGCAGAAAGATTATTCCGAACATAAGAACATACGTTTCCATTGACGGAGGCATGTGTGACAACCCGAGATATATCCTTTATCAGGCAGAGTACGATGCAGTTGTGGCAAACAAGGCTTCTCTTCCTAAGGACGAAAAGGTTACAATTGCCGGCAGATGCTGCGAAACAGGCGATATGATCGGTGAAAACATGCCGCTTCAGCACTGTGAGCCTGGTGACATCATTGCAGTCTGCGCTACAGGTGCCTATAACTATGCGATGTCATCACACTACAACAGACTCCGCAAGCCTGCAGTTGTATTTGTAAACTCCTCATCAGACAGGATCGTGGTTCAGAGAGAATCTCTCGACGATATCATAAAGAACGATATCTGA
- the glyA gene encoding serine hydroxymethyltransferase — protein sequence MYSNLMDSIGFVAKSDPEVAEAMNKELGRQRRNLELIASENIVSPEVMAAMGSVLTNKYAEGYPGKRYYGGCEYVDIVENIAIERAKKLFGAEYANVQAHSGAQANTAVYFAVLEPGDTVLGMSLAHGGHLTHGSPVNLSGKYFNFIPYGLGDDGRINYDEIEKLAKENKPKLIVAGASAYPRAIDFERISNIAKSVGALFMVDMAHIAGLVAAGCHQSPVPYADIVTTTTHKTLRGPRGGLILTNNEELAKKINKAIFPGIQGGPLMHVIAGKAVCFGEALKDSFKEYETQVVKNAKALADALMAKGFNLVSGGTDNHLMLVDLQSFNITGKELEHRLDEVFITVNKNAVPNDPQSPFVTSGVRIGTPAVTTRGLKEDDMKQIAEFIYLAATDFENNADKIREGVNAICKKYPLYE from the coding sequence ATGTACAGTAATTTAATGGACTCAATCGGATTCGTTGCAAAGAGCGACCCTGAAGTAGCTGAGGCTATGAACAAGGAACTCGGCCGTCAGAGAAGAAACCTCGAACTCATCGCAAGTGAGAACATCGTTTCACCTGAAGTAATGGCTGCTATGGGTTCTGTTCTTACAAACAAGTATGCTGAAGGTTATCCTGGCAAGCGTTACTACGGCGGATGCGAATACGTTGATATAGTTGAAAACATCGCTATTGAAAGAGCAAAGAAACTCTTCGGCGCTGAATATGCAAACGTTCAGGCGCACTCGGGCGCACAGGCTAACACAGCTGTTTACTTTGCTGTTCTCGAACCAGGCGACACTGTTCTCGGTATGAGCCTTGCACACGGCGGACACCTCACACACGGTTCACCGGTAAACCTTTCAGGAAAGTACTTCAACTTCATTCCTTACGGCCTCGGTGATGACGGCAGGATCAACTACGACGAGATTGAAAAGCTCGCTAAGGAAAACAAGCCAAAGCTTATCGTTGCAGGTGCTTCAGCTTATCCAAGAGCAATCGACTTCGAAAGAATCTCAAACATTGCTAAGTCTGTAGGCGCATTATTCATGGTTGACATGGCTCACATTGCAGGTCTTGTTGCTGCCGGATGTCACCAGTCACCTGTACCGTATGCAGATATCGTAACAACAACAACTCACAAGACTCTCAGAGGGCCAAGAGGCGGTCTTATCCTTACAAACAACGAAGAACTCGCAAAGAAGATCAACAAGGCAATCTTCCCTGGCATTCAGGGCGGTCCTCTAATGCACGTTATCGCTGGTAAGGCAGTATGCTTCGGCGAAGCACTCAAGGACAGCTTCAAAGAATATGAAACTCAGGTAGTTAAGAATGCAAAGGCACTTGCTGATGCTCTCATGGCAAAGGGATTCAACCTTGTATCAGGCGGTACAGACAACCACCTTATGCTCGTTGACCTCCAGTCATTCAACATCACAGGCAAGGAACTCGAACACAGACTCGATGAAGTATTCATCACAGTTAACAAGAATGCAGTTCCTAACGATCCTCAGAGCCCGTTCGTTACAAGCGGCGTAAGAATCGGTACACCTGCAGTTACAACACGTGGTCTTAAGGAAGACGACATGAAGCAGATCGCTGAATTCATCTACCTTGCTGCAACAGATTTCGAAAACAATGCAGACAAGATCAGAGAAGGCGTAAATGCTATCTGCAAGAAGTACCCTCTCTACGAATAA
- a CDS encoding cation diffusion facilitator family transporter has product MTDFLVKRFVKDYEKTDDIKVREKYGMLSSITGIVCNILLFVIKYLVGFLTSSIAIISDAFNNLSDSASCIITMIGYKAAAKPSDKDHPFGHGRVEYLTSLVISFIILLVGFELLRNSFLKLFDPEELKFTWGAVLSLVASIGVKLWMSVFNRKLGTEINSSVMLATSEDSRNDVVSTLAALIGLISTLFTKLPVDAVMGILVSLFIIKGGYGIVKETVDHLIGKPADPALVKKINDMLMEKEKIIGVHDLIVHDYGPGNMLASCHAEVSSKENIVIIHELIDACERDIFDELGIIMTIHTDPVDVDNEQVNALRQRMNVTVKSIDDRMSIHDFRITSGECDINMIFDVVVPFDLALTNDEIKKKNRFCF; this is encoded by the coding sequence ATGACTGATTTTCTTGTTAAAAGATTTGTAAAAGACTATGAAAAAACAGATGATATAAAAGTACGTGAGAAATACGGTATGCTCAGCAGTATTACCGGTATAGTCTGCAACATACTGCTGTTTGTTATAAAATACCTTGTGGGATTCCTCACTTCATCAATTGCCATCATATCAGATGCTTTCAACAACCTTTCCGACAGTGCAAGCTGTATAATTACCATGATCGGCTATAAAGCGGCAGCCAAACCGTCAGACAAGGATCATCCTTTCGGACACGGAAGAGTCGAATATCTTACTTCCCTTGTGATTTCTTTTATCATTCTTCTGGTTGGATTTGAACTTCTGAGAAATTCTTTTTTAAAGCTTTTTGATCCTGAAGAACTTAAGTTTACCTGGGGTGCGGTGTTATCTCTTGTGGCTTCCATCGGGGTCAAACTATGGATGTCTGTGTTTAACAGAAAACTTGGCACAGAGATCAATTCCTCAGTTATGCTCGCTACTTCTGAGGACAGCAGAAATGACGTTGTTTCTACTCTGGCTGCTCTTATCGGTCTGATATCCACATTGTTTACAAAGCTTCCTGTTGATGCAGTGATGGGTATTCTGGTTTCTCTGTTTATCATAAAAGGCGGTTACGGCATCGTTAAAGAGACCGTTGATCACCTTATCGGAAAACCGGCAGATCCGGCTCTGGTCAAAAAGATAAACGACATGCTCATGGAAAAGGAAAAAATAATCGGCGTGCATGATCTGATAGTGCACGATTACGGTCCGGGTAATATGCTCGCAAGCTGTCACGCAGAGGTAAGCAGCAAAGAAAACATTGTTATAATCCATGAACTTATCGATGCATGTGAGCGTGATATTTTCGATGAGCTTGGAATAATCATGACGATCCATACCGATCCGGTCGATGTTGACAATGAACAGGTGAATGCACTTCGCCAGCGTATGAATGTCACTGTAAAAAGCATCGATGATCGTATGAGTATCCACGATTTCCGTATTACATCGGGTGAATGCGACATCAATATGATCTTTGACGTGGTTGTCCCGTTTGACCTTGCACTTACCAATGATGAGATAAAGAAAAAAAATAGATTCTGTTTTTGA
- a CDS encoding TIGR00266 family protein yields the protein MNYTITGAPFPVVSCELSAGESMNCQKGAMVWMTENMKMQTGTEGGLGKMFTRALSGESIFHNTYTAEKTDGMITFGASCPGNILEFDISNGNTIVGQKGSYLASETGVAFETFFQKKLGAGLFGGEGFILQKFTGNGKVFLEIDGSVVEYTLEAGQTMLVDTGYLAAMDATVSISIDQVKGIGNALFGGEGLFNTKLTGPGRIWLQTMPISQFAGSIIPYIPSKG from the coding sequence ATGAACTACACTATTACAGGCGCACCGTTCCCGGTTGTTTCCTGCGAATTATCTGCAGGAGAATCAATGAACTGTCAGAAGGGCGCAATGGTATGGATGACAGAAAACATGAAAATGCAGACAGGCACTGAAGGCGGTCTCGGTAAAATGTTTACACGTGCTCTTTCAGGTGAGTCAATTTTTCACAACACTTATACTGCTGAAAAAACAGACGGCATGATCACATTCGGTGCAAGCTGTCCGGGAAACATTCTCGAATTTGATATTTCAAACGGCAATACTATCGTTGGTCAGAAGGGTTCTTATCTTGCATCTGAAACAGGTGTTGCTTTCGAAACATTCTTCCAGAAGAAACTCGGTGCCGGACTTTTCGGCGGTGAAGGCTTCATTCTTCAGAAGTTCACAGGAAACGGAAAGGTATTCCTTGAAATTGACGGAAGCGTAGTTGAATACACACTTGAAGCAGGTCAGACAATGCTCGTAGATACAGGATACCTCGCAGCTATGGACGCAACAGTTTCCATCAGCATCGATCAGGTAAAGGGCATCGGCAATGCACTCTTCGGCGGTGAAGGCTTATTCAATACAAAGCTTACCGGCCCTGGCCGCATCTGGCTCCAGACAATGCCAATATCTCAGTTTGCAGGATCTATTATTCCTTACATTCCTTCAAAGGGCTGA
- a CDS encoding CotH kinase family protein, giving the protein MKYTKIIAAISALIMLTSCTAGGTGGAGESKAGNSSNQNAAGQTETSKEEAAEPDYSNLCMQRLSIRTVSQDPKVMDFVTVPIARFVSDIMITYTPGFKIPKEPYYEACTVTLRDPDGSILVDGAQADVKVRGNWTTTYDKKPLRIRFNEKQSMGDLNDGNAFRNWVLLAEYKDASMLRNKAALSMAREICESDGLYASDAEFVEVDINGEYWGVYLLAELQQVNENRVNINDPEKDYQGTDIGYFLEYDNNYYAEDESKTFVVDYADNAPLKSFNGDKTGKSITVIPKPDGVIIEAGDFIGMTIKSDIYSQKQRDFIADYINNVYRIMYSASYENKAYVFNDDYTKITESSDITPEEAVKKVVDLNSLADMYIISELTCDADVAIASFFMDVDFSADGDKILHFEAPWDFDSAMGNKDRCADGTGFYAASAVPDVNANDSLGIDAQYETINPWLAVLMPQSWYTDIIREKWTKAYDDGVFERGLKLIENDKAEYKTAFENNYKKWGNIGKKLPSGEEVPYIDEIHSKAIKCKTEEEAADYLHGWLENRVKFLNDYWHK; this is encoded by the coding sequence ATGAAGTACACAAAGATCATTGCTGCTATTAGTGCTTTAATTATGCTCACATCATGCACAGCAGGCGGCACAGGGGGAGCAGGGGAAAGCAAGGCTGGCAATTCGTCGAACCAGAACGCCGCGGGCCAGACTGAAACATCAAAGGAAGAAGCTGCAGAACCGGATTACAGTAACTTATGCATGCAGCGTTTATCTATCCGGACTGTAAGTCAGGATCCGAAAGTCATGGATTTTGTTACAGTTCCTATTGCCAGATTCGTTTCAGATATTATGATTACATATACTCCGGGATTTAAGATTCCCAAGGAACCATATTACGAAGCATGCACTGTGACTCTTCGTGATCCTGACGGAAGTATCCTGGTTGACGGAGCACAGGCTGATGTAAAGGTTCGCGGTAACTGGACCACGACCTATGATAAAAAGCCGTTAAGGATCAGGTTTAATGAAAAGCAGAGCATGGGCGACCTTAACGACGGAAATGCTTTCAGAAACTGGGTACTGCTTGCCGAGTATAAAGATGCTTCAATGCTCCGTAACAAAGCAGCTTTAAGCATGGCGCGTGAAATCTGCGAAAGTGATGGACTGTACGCATCGGACGCAGAGTTCGTTGAAGTAGATATCAACGGGGAATACTGGGGTGTATATCTTCTTGCTGAATTGCAGCAGGTCAATGAAAATCGTGTTAATATAAATGATCCGGAGAAAGATTATCAGGGAACAGATATAGGCTATTTCCTTGAATATGACAACAATTATTATGCCGAAGATGAAAGCAAAACGTTCGTTGTAGATTACGCAGACAATGCACCGCTAAAATCTTTTAACGGAGATAAAACAGGTAAGAGTATCACAGTCATTCCGAAACCGGATGGTGTAATTATTGAAGCTGGTGACTTTATCGGCATGACCATAAAAAGTGATATTTATTCACAGAAACAGCGTGATTTTATTGCAGACTACATCAATAATGTGTACAGGATCATGTACAGTGCTTCATATGAAAACAAGGCATATGTGTTTAATGATGACTATACTAAGATCACTGAGAGCTCAGACATCACTCCTGAGGAAGCGGTTAAAAAAGTTGTGGATCTGAACTCGCTTGCTGATATGTACATTATCAGTGAGCTTACATGTGATGCTGATGTTGCCATAGCAAGCTTTTTTATGGATGTGGATTTCAGTGCAGACGGAGACAAAATACTGCATTTTGAGGCACCGTGGGATTTTGACTCTGCAATGGGTAACAAAGACCGCTGTGCTGATGGTACAGGATTCTATGCTGCAAGTGCCGTACCGGATGTAAATGCCAATGATTCACTTGGAATTGACGCACAGTATGAAACGATAAATCCATGGCTTGCAGTTCTGATGCCTCAGTCATGGTACACCGATATTATCAGAGAAAAGTGGACTAAAGCTTATGATGACGGCGTTTTCGAACGTGGATTAAAGCTTATTGAGAATGATAAAGCTGAATACAAAACAGCTTTTGAAAACAACTATAAAAAGTGGGGGAATATCGGGAAAAAGCTTCCTTCCGGTGAAGAAGTTCCATATATAGATGAGATTCATAGTAAAGCAATAAAATGTAAAACAGAAGAGGAAGCTGCAGATTATCTTCACGGATGGCTTGAAAATAGAGTTAAGTTTTTAAACGACTACTGGCATAAATAA
- a CDS encoding leucine-rich repeat protein produces MKKLTAAILSACLLSAAVSSVPDQTFAAKTKGDINGDGKVNSTDLLSALKYLTGASANTDISSLDMNGDGKINIIDFIDLKTKIVPEAKPETSDFEIKNGVLLKYNGTDEIVKIPETVTEIAERAFWSNRNIVAVYIPGTVKKVGDSAFWSCDALEFLDIAEGVEHIGDSLTWSCPSLKDVNLPSTIKLSADLSEGQLNIFANCPKLKIHLSESAKGKNTDSEKIAKNSKQASESWADTPYDFKPVTYVPADRSKMIVPGAYEYGKFSEFTIPEGTTEIGARAFQYCKQLKSIIIPGSVKSIGVDAFEYCESLTDVYISEGCETLEYGSFAYCKTLKNVTLPASITSIHKGAFDHSKDSLTIHCPKGSYAEKYANENKIKHDNNVSGKPETPAVTTTPAVTAPAVTKVTQPVTASGTEITTTAPVTTVKSETTTTAAVTTVSAAAVTAPGVTTQAVTTTAVSAAKPFSIKTAAKFAVTSKNLNGGVWDDVISNTSRGKNASPELSWAPVENASCYAIYMIDTSAGNWMHWKSNGIKETSLKQGYAKRNEYVGPYPPSGTHTYQIYVFALKDPVSSMQGNFDDENAGIETLAKSLDKTSSGEVGNIISYGHISGKFSH; encoded by the coding sequence ATGAAAAAATTAACTGCAGCAATCTTATCAGCATGTTTACTTTCGGCAGCCGTTTCTTCCGTACCGGATCAGACATTTGCCGCAAAGACAAAGGGTGATATCAACGGTGACGGAAAGGTCAATTCCACCGATCTTCTTTCAGCACTGAAATATTTAACAGGCGCCTCAGCTAACACTGATATCTCCTCACTTGATATGAACGGTGACGGAAAGATCAATATTATCGATTTCATCGATCTTAAAACAAAGATCGTTCCTGAAGCAAAACCTGAAACAAGTGATTTTGAAATAAAGAACGGTGTACTTTTAAAATATAACGGAACGGACGAAATCGTAAAAATACCTGAAACAGTAACAGAGATCGCCGAACGTGCTTTCTGGAGCAACAGGAATATAGTAGCTGTATACATTCCGGGAACAGTAAAGAAGGTTGGAGACAGTGCTTTCTGGAGCTGTGATGCTCTGGAGTTTCTTGATATTGCTGAAGGCGTTGAACATATCGGAGACTCACTTACATGGAGCTGCCCTTCATTAAAGGACGTTAATCTTCCTTCTACAATAAAGCTTTCTGCTGATCTTTCAGAAGGACAGCTAAATATTTTTGCAAACTGCCCGAAACTTAAAATACATCTTTCCGAAAGCGCAAAGGGAAAGAATACTGACAGCGAAAAAATTGCAAAAAACAGTAAGCAGGCCTCAGAATCATGGGCAGATACTCCGTATGATTTCAAACCTGTAACTTACGTACCTGCCGACAGATCAAAGATGATAGTGCCGGGAGCATATGAATACGGAAAATTCAGCGAATTTACCATCCCGGAAGGAACAACAGAGATCGGTGCGAGAGCTTTCCAGTACTGCAAACAGCTTAAGAGCATTATCATTCCGGGCAGTGTAAAGTCGATCGGCGTGGATGCCTTTGAATACTGTGAATCACTCACTGACGTATATATCAGTGAAGGCTGTGAAACTCTTGAGTACGGTTCATTCGCATACTGTAAAACTCTTAAAAACGTTACTCTTCCGGCAAGCATCACTTCAATACACAAAGGTGCTTTCGACCACAGCAAGGATTCTCTGACGATCCACTGCCCTAAGGGATCATATGCAGAAAAATACGCAAATGAAAACAAAATAAAACACGATAACAATGTATCCGGAAAACCGGAAACACCTGCAGTTACAACTACGCCTGCTGTAACTGCACCTGCTGTTACAAAAGTTACACAGCCTGTAACTGCTTCCGGAACTGAGATTACAACTACAGCACCTGTAACAACAGTAAAATCTGAAACGACAACCACAGCAGCGGTCACAACAGTGTCAGCTGCAGCAGTTACAGCACCAGGGGTAACAACACAGGCAGTTACAACTACAGCCGTTTCTGCAGCAAAACCTTTCAGTATAAAAACAGCAGCAAAGTTTGCAGTTACATCGAAGAATCTAAACGGAGGTGTATGGGATGACGTAATTTCAAACACATCCAGAGGAAAGAATGCCTCCCCTGAACTTTCATGGGCTCCTGTCGAAAACGCTTCATGCTATGCGATATACATGATCGACACATCTGCCGGCAACTGGATGCACTGGAAATCGAACGGCATAAAAGAAACAAGTCTTAAGCAGGGCTATGCAAAGAGAAACGAATATGTAGGTCCGTATCCGCCGTCAGGCACACATACCTATCAGATCTATGTTTTTGCATTAAAGGATCCTGTTTCATCAATGCAGGGTAATTTTGATGATGAAAACGCAGGCATTGAAACACTTGCAAAGTCACTTGACAAAACCTCATCAGGTGAAGTCGGAAATATTATTTCATACGGTCATATTTCCGGTAAATTTTCACACTGA